Proteins co-encoded in one Zootoca vivipara chromosome 3, rZooViv1.1, whole genome shotgun sequence genomic window:
- the CEP57L1 gene encoding centrosomal protein CEP57L1: MESIDSESKHSYIGSFIQPPDNIYSAFANIRSKEAAAIAKDTPAPNNQALVAALKTLQEKIRRLELERSQAEENLNCLSREAAQYKKAFQHDSNEEDITHQGMMQEKKDVSMQLMAAQSRCSLLEKQLDYMRKMMINAELEKKLVLEQQTQLQKEKDQNQLELCAKLDKLEILEKECWRLTSTQKTAEEKIRHLEQKLLEEQHQRKLIQDKAAQLQTGLEMNRILMCSLSPREEANKKRRKKKAVKKPGLRKACSSQPYLPTGTLPFVAGKSASSSHSVVANVQSVLHMMKYRSQSAASPRPEGGEKRTGMSRLSSCSTSSSATEHLSDLLLIMQDELGQMNFEHQELLKQIQETQNQEVREDLERELDCLVKQMEAKGEQISKLRKHQENVCRLKQKAKKLKQKAANSASRPNGIKGAKETAAASRASVNSPCPVNKSTRSLQLLKSAQKLQSVLKKDDIVWEP, from the exons ATGGAG TCTATAGATTCTGAGTCGAAGCACAGCTACATAGGAAGTTTTATTCAGCCTCCAGATAACATATACTCTGCATTTGCTAACATCAGATCAAAGGAGGCAGCAGCTATAGCAAAAGACACTCCTGCACCAAACAACCAAG CTCTAGTGGCAGCCCTTAAAACTCTTCAGGAAAAGATCCGCCGTCTTGAATTAGAGAGGTCACAGGCTGAAGAGAACCTAAATTGCTTGTCCAGAGAAGCTGCCCAGTATAAAAAGGCCTTTCAGCATGACTCTAATGAGGAGGATATAACTCACCAGGGAATGATGCAAGAAAAGAAAG ATGTGAGCATGCAGTTAATGGCAGCACAGTCTCGCTGCTCTTTGCTGGAGAAACAACTAGATTACATGAGAAAAATGATGATcaatgcagagttggaaaagaaaCTGGTTCTAGAACAGCAG ACGCAGCTTCAGAAGGAAAAAGACCAGAATCAGCTGGAGCTATGTGCAAAACTTGACAAGCTTGAAATTCTAGAAAAAGAATGCTGGAGACTTACTAGCACTCAGAAGACTGCAGAA GAAAAGATCAGACACCTTGAACAGAAGCTTCTGGAAGAGCAACACCAGCGCAAACTAATTCAAGATAAAGCTGCGCAG CTCCAAACGGGACTTGAGATGAATAGAATTCTTATGTGTTCGCTTTCACCCCGAgaagaagcaaataaaaaaagaaggaagaagaaagccgtaaag AAACCTGGTTTGAGGAAAGCATGCAGCTCACAGCCATACCTACCAACTGGGACACTACCTTTCGTTGCTGGGAAG TCTGCCAGCTCAAGTCACTCTGTTGTTGCAAATGTTCAAAGCGTCTTGCATATGATGAAATATCGTAGCCAGAGTGCAGCTTCACCGCGCCCAGAAGGAGGTGAAAAGAGGACTGGCATGAGCAGACTTTCATCTTGCTCCACATCTTCCTCTGCTACTGAGCATCTTTCAGATCTTCTCTTGATCATGCAGGATGAACTGGGACAAATGAACTT TGAACATCAAGAACTCCTAAAGCAGATACAAGAAACACAAAACCAGGAGGTTCGGGAAGACCTAGAACGTGAGCTAGATTGTCTTGTGAAACAGATGGAAGCTAAAGGAGAACAGATATCGAAACTGAGAAAGCACCAAGAAAAT GTTTGCAGACTGAAGCAAAAGGCtaaaaaactgaaacaaaaagcAGCCAATTCAGCATCAAGACCTAATGGAATAAAAGGAGCAAAAGAGACTGCAGCCGCTTCAAGAGCCAGTGTGAATAGTCCCTGTCCTgtgaataaaagcacacgttctcTCCAGCTATTAAAAAGTGCTCAGAAGCTTCAATCAGTATTGAAGAAAGATGATATTGTGTGGGAACCTTAG